One Gloeothece verrucosa PCC 7822 DNA window includes the following coding sequences:
- a CDS encoding ATP-binding protein: MNNHEWQDLNKRYLLNALEKLRQLLEAKIKSLETDEPVEISPLNFPVPPALKHISQQFRLSSFEENILLLCAGMEFDGGWGVLCAKAQGDLQKPYPTFSLALATLPNPHWNALIPTAPLRQWRLLELGNSNSITQGQLWLDERITNYLAGISHLDERLIGLVEPVENSLPLVPSHQNLVEQIIKIWTQESQGALPIIQLCGNDGLTKRAISASVAQKLGLNLQILSAEILPLDSTQLNLIQCLCEREWLLSENALVLNCDYLDNTDGIKEGLIAHFIEKIHCPLIVNTRERRFQRERPLMTLEVDYPTTSEQEALWQNMLLDTEGNFNGQIKALVTHFNLNVSTISTVSWQFKNVVTENSEPSEISHHIWEICRVQSRPRLEELAQRIHCHVLWEDLILPEEERQVLQEITAHVRQRLLVYEHWGFKNKSSRGLGISVLFAGGSGTGKTLAAEVLGNELRLDVYRIDLSSVVSKYIGETEKNLRRIFDAAEGCGAILLFDEADALFGKRSEVKDSHDRYANMEVSYLLQRIEAYRGLAILTTNLKDAIDQAFLRRIRFIVQFPFPDATQRAAIWQTVFPPQTPTEGLDFQKLARLSVAGGNIRNIALNAAFLAADAGEAVQMKHILQATKSEYIKLEKTLTDTEIKGWVMAK, encoded by the coding sequence ATGAACAATCATGAGTGGCAAGACCTTAATAAACGCTATCTTTTAAATGCTCTAGAGAAATTGCGGCAATTACTAGAAGCAAAAATTAAAAGCCTGGAAACCGATGAACCGGTCGAAATTTCTCCTCTCAATTTTCCCGTTCCTCCTGCATTAAAACACATTTCTCAGCAATTCAGACTATCTTCATTTGAAGAAAATATCTTGCTATTGTGTGCCGGCATGGAATTTGATGGCGGGTGGGGTGTACTCTGTGCTAAGGCGCAAGGAGACTTACAAAAACCCTATCCTACCTTTAGTTTAGCCTTGGCAACTTTACCTAACCCTCATTGGAATGCCTTAATTCCCACTGCGCCTCTACGACAATGGCGGCTTTTAGAACTTGGTAATAGTAATAGTATTACCCAAGGACAATTATGGCTTGATGAGCGTATTACTAACTATTTGGCGGGAATTTCTCATCTAGATGAACGATTAATTGGCTTAGTAGAACCTGTAGAAAATTCTCTTCCCTTAGTTCCTTCTCATCAAAACCTTGTTGAACAAATTATCAAAATTTGGACTCAAGAATCTCAAGGAGCCTTACCCATAATACAGTTATGCGGCAACGATGGATTAACTAAACGGGCTATCTCAGCATCAGTTGCCCAAAAATTAGGACTAAATCTTCAGATTCTTTCTGCTGAAATTTTACCGCTTGATTCGACGCAACTCAATTTAATTCAATGTTTGTGTGAACGGGAATGGTTACTTTCTGAAAACGCTCTTGTCCTAAATTGTGATTATTTAGACAATACCGATGGGATTAAAGAAGGATTAATTGCCCATTTTATTGAAAAAATTCACTGTCCTTTAATTGTTAACACTCGAGAGCGCCGCTTTCAACGAGAACGCCCCCTAATGACTTTAGAGGTAGATTATCCTACCACCTCTGAACAAGAGGCACTCTGGCAAAATATGCTCTTAGATACTGAGGGAAATTTCAACGGACAAATTAAGGCTTTAGTCACCCATTTTAATCTGAACGTCTCCACCATTTCTACAGTCAGTTGGCAATTTAAAAATGTGGTCACTGAAAACAGTGAGCCTAGCGAGATTTCCCATCATATTTGGGAGATTTGCCGCGTTCAATCTCGTCCCCGTTTGGAAGAATTAGCTCAACGAATTCACTGTCATGTTCTCTGGGAAGATTTAATTTTACCCGAAGAAGAACGACAAGTATTGCAGGAAATTACTGCCCACGTTCGTCAAAGACTTTTAGTTTATGAACATTGGGGATTTAAAAATAAGAGTAGTCGAGGACTGGGAATTAGTGTCTTATTTGCCGGAGGGAGTGGTACAGGAAAAACTCTTGCGGCTGAAGTATTGGGCAATGAATTACGCTTAGATGTCTATCGAATTGATCTCAGTTCAGTGGTGAGTAAATATATTGGAGAAACTGAAAAGAATTTAAGAAGAATTTTTGATGCGGCTGAAGGGTGCGGCGCGATTTTACTTTTTGATGAAGCTGATGCCTTATTTGGTAAAAGATCTGAAGTTAAAGATAGTCATGATCGCTATGCAAATATGGAGGTTAGTTATCTTTTACAACGAATAGAAGCTTATCGAGGATTAGCCATTTTAACAACTAATCTTAAGGATGCTATCGATCAAGCTTTTCTGCGTAGAATTCGTTTTATTGTGCAGTTTCCTTTCCCTGATGCTACTCAAAGGGCGGCAATTTGGCAGACGGTATTTCCCCCTCAAACTCCTACTGAAGGATTAGATTTTCAGAAGTTAGCCCGCTTAAGTGTGGCCGGAGGCAATATTCGTAATATTGCTTTAAATGCGGCTTTTTTAGCGGCTGATGCTGGCGAGGCGGTTCAAATGAAGCATATTTTACAGGCGACTAAGAGTGAGTATATTAAGTTAGAAAAAACTTTAACAGATACGGAGATTAAAGGTTGGGTGATGGCTAAATAG
- a CDS encoding polyamine ABC transporter substrate-binding protein codes for MLQMKKISRFLILFLLGTLIILGCQSKPNTSTNNVSDSAVLNIYNWADYIAPEVLQQFEQEFKAKINYDTYDSSDALYAKLKAGNPGYDLVFPQDVYVKIMAKEGLLEEISPQNITNIKHLDKQLIDQDFDPKNQYSIPYVWGALGLGYNGEKTGEKIDSWQQIFSRKYQGQVAVNDDPRAMLGVILIYLGYSPNTTNPQEIEQAKNFLLEHKANIAAFAADNGENLLEQGEVTIIVEWNGDILKRVQENPKLRYAFPKEGSLISIDNLCIPKDAPHKELAEKFINFMSAPEMAAKNANFVHYATSNQTALDQGLINQKDRHNPGIYPPAEIRKKLTFLQNVGQATALYDQAWTEIKAQ; via the coding sequence ATGCTCCAGATGAAAAAAATTAGCCGCTTTTTAATTTTGTTTTTGCTCGGGACTTTAATAATATTAGGATGCCAGAGCAAGCCCAATACTTCTACTAATAATGTTTCCGACTCTGCCGTTCTTAATATATATAACTGGGCAGACTATATTGCTCCAGAAGTTTTACAACAATTTGAGCAAGAATTTAAGGCGAAAATTAATTATGATACCTACGATTCTAGCGACGCGCTTTATGCCAAGCTAAAAGCCGGAAATCCTGGATATGATCTAGTATTTCCTCAAGACGTTTATGTTAAAATCATGGCCAAAGAAGGTTTATTAGAAGAAATTAGCCCGCAAAATATTACTAATATTAAGCATCTTGATAAACAACTTATTGACCAGGATTTTGACCCCAAAAATCAATATAGTATTCCTTATGTATGGGGCGCGTTAGGCTTGGGCTATAATGGGGAAAAAACCGGAGAAAAAATTGATAGTTGGCAACAAATTTTTTCCAGGAAATATCAAGGACAAGTGGCCGTTAATGATGATCCGCGAGCTATGTTAGGTGTAATTTTAATATATTTAGGCTATAGTCCAAACACAACAAATCCTCAAGAAATCGAACAAGCGAAAAATTTTTTATTAGAACATAAAGCGAATATTGCAGCCTTTGCCGCAGATAATGGAGAGAACTTACTAGAGCAAGGAGAGGTAACCATCATTGTGGAATGGAATGGGGATATTCTCAAAAGAGTGCAAGAAAATCCCAAACTTCGTTATGCTTTTCCTAAAGAAGGGTCACTCATATCTATTGATAATCTCTGTATTCCCAAGGATGCCCCTCATAAAGAATTAGCTGAGAAATTTATTAATTTTATGTCGGCTCCGGAAATGGCGGCTAAAAATGCTAATTTTGTGCATTATGCCACCTCTAATCAGACCGCTTTAGACCAAGGATTAATTAATCAAAAAGATCGCCATAATCCCGGTATTTATCCGCCTGCCGAAATTAGAAAAAAACTTACTTTTCTGCAAAATGTAGGGCAAGCAACAGCCCTTTATGATCAAGCTTGGACAGAAATTAAAGCTCAATAA
- a CDS encoding Hsp20/alpha crystallin family protein, with product MTLVRYNPFREMDILQHQLNHLFDESRLTVGKQNAIPAAEISETEEAIHLKLELPGMNKEDLDIQVSKNGVSISGERKEENKTENNGVTRTEFRYGKFSRVIPLPAHVDNSHVTAEYKDGILNLTLPKAEEEKNKVVKVQVG from the coding sequence ATGACTTTAGTTCGCTACAACCCTTTCCGTGAAATGGACATTTTACAACATCAGCTAAACCACTTATTTGATGAATCTCGTCTTACTGTTGGGAAACAAAATGCTATTCCTGCGGCTGAAATATCTGAAACCGAGGAAGCTATTCATCTTAAACTAGAACTTCCTGGAATGAATAAAGAAGATCTAGATATTCAAGTTAGCAAAAATGGCGTTTCTATTAGCGGTGAACGCAAAGAAGAAAACAAGACAGAAAACAATGGCGTAACCCGCACCGAGTTTCGTTACGGCAAGTTTAGCCGAGTGATTCCTCTGCCGGCTCATGTGGATAATAGCCACGTTACGGCTGAATATAAAGATGGAATTCTCAATCTGACTCTACCAAAAGCAGAAGAAGAAAAAAATAAAGTTGTCAAGGTACAAGTTGGCTAA
- a CDS encoding glucosamine-6-phosphate deaminase, whose product MMKATQKLTGIKSMVTQAFNIDALCLCLCPSSKSLAHAAAQSVIQYLQQILSQQQTATLVLATGNSQIELLDILAATAEIDWSRIILFHLDEFLGIEAHESASFRYFLQERLLKQINPQHFYGIQGEAAEPLAECDRYTHLLTQHPIDLCFLGIGHNGHLAFNEPGVANFNDPYRVKIVKLAQQTRLTGVEQGYFPSLARVPQYAYTLTLSTILEAKKIVCLAFGKSKAKIVKEMLTGTINSSCPASGLRLHPHTTLFLDRDAASELDLSVFGKE is encoded by the coding sequence ATGATGAAAGCCACTCAGAAATTGACGGGAATTAAATCAATGGTGACTCAAGCATTCAATATTGATGCTCTCTGCCTATGTCTTTGTCCCTCTTCAAAAAGCCTAGCCCACGCCGCCGCCCAATCTGTAATACAATACTTACAACAAATTTTATCTCAACAACAAACCGCAACTCTTGTATTAGCGACCGGCAATTCACAAATTGAATTACTTGACATTCTAGCGGCTACTGCTGAAATTGATTGGAGCCGCATCATTTTATTTCATCTCGATGAATTTCTAGGGATTGAAGCGCATGAGAGCGCTAGTTTTCGCTACTTTCTACAAGAAAGACTCCTTAAGCAGATTAATCCTCAGCATTTTTATGGCATTCAAGGAGAAGCCGCAGAACCGTTGGCAGAATGTGATCGCTATACTCATCTGTTAACACAACATCCCATTGATCTATGCTTTTTGGGAATTGGTCATAACGGTCATTTAGCCTTTAATGAACCTGGGGTAGCTAATTTTAACGATCCCTATCGGGTTAAAATCGTCAAACTCGCCCAACAAACTCGTTTAACTGGTGTTGAACAGGGATATTTTCCCAGTTTGGCAAGGGTTCCTCAATATGCTTATACTTTAACCCTTAGCACGATTTTAGAAGCTAAAAAAATAGTGTGTTTAGCATTTGGAAAAAGTAAAGCAAAGATTGTTAAAGAAATGTTGACAGGGACAATTAATTCTAGTTGTCCCGCATCTGGGTTACGCCTTCATCCTCATACCACTCTATTTTTAGACCGTGATGCAGCCAGTGAACTAGACTTAAGCGTCTTCGGTAAAGAATAG
- a CDS encoding agmatinase family protein → MSSNFFQPPNDNTQGNSSNGHSTEAQQGLEKEAKLPLTGWQQEVSTGLEYGLEAADSIRDRTISTFSRGELPHYAGINTFMKAPYLEDVRRVGEYDVAIIGVPHDSGTTYRPGTRFGPQGIRRISALYTPYNFELGVDLREQIKLCDVGDIFTIPANNEKSFDQISKGVAHVFSSGAFPIILGGDHSIGFPTVRGVCRHLGDKKIGIIHFDRHVDTQETDLDERMHTCPWFHATNIKNAPAKNLVQLGIGGWQVPRQGVKVCRERATNILTVTDIVERGLDAAAEFAIERATDGTDCVWISFDIDCIDAGFVPGTGWPEPGGLLPREALYLLGKIVQRVPVCGLEVVEVSPPYDISDMTSLMATRVICDTMAHLILSGQLPRQEKPAYIHAEDQPETVAWN, encoded by the coding sequence ATGAGTTCCAATTTCTTTCAACCGCCTAATGACAATACTCAAGGTAATTCAAGTAACGGTCATTCAACAGAGGCCCAACAAGGATTAGAAAAAGAAGCAAAACTTCCCCTGACTGGATGGCAACAGGAAGTCTCTACTGGATTAGAGTATGGATTAGAAGCGGCTGACAGTATTCGTGATCGCACGATATCAACCTTTTCTCGCGGGGAACTTCCCCATTATGCTGGCATTAACACCTTTATGAAAGCTCCCTACTTAGAAGATGTCCGTCGAGTAGGAGAGTACGACGTAGCGATCATTGGTGTACCTCATGATTCTGGGACAACCTATCGCCCAGGAACCCGTTTTGGCCCGCAAGGGATTCGCCGGATTTCTGCTCTTTATACTCCTTATAATTTTGAATTAGGGGTTGATTTGCGTGAACAAATAAAGCTGTGTGATGTCGGAGATATTTTTACCATTCCCGCCAATAATGAAAAATCCTTTGATCAAATTTCTAAAGGAGTCGCTCACGTTTTTAGTTCGGGGGCCTTTCCCATTATTTTAGGAGGAGATCACTCCATAGGATTTCCGACGGTGCGGGGAGTGTGTCGCCATTTAGGAGACAAAAAAATCGGCATCATTCACTTTGATCGCCACGTAGACACCCAAGAAACCGATTTAGACGAACGGATGCATACCTGCCCCTGGTTTCATGCCACCAATATCAAAAATGCGCCCGCAAAAAATCTGGTGCAATTAGGGATAGGCGGCTGGCAAGTCCCCCGTCAAGGCGTAAAAGTCTGCCGGGAACGGGCAACCAATATCTTAACCGTAACCGATATCGTGGAAAGGGGATTAGATGCGGCGGCTGAGTTTGCTATAGAACGGGCAACCGACGGAACCGATTGCGTTTGGATCAGTTTTGATATTGACTGCATAGATGCAGGATTTGTTCCCGGTACCGGTTGGCCCGAACCCGGGGGATTATTACCTCGAGAAGCCCTCTATCTGCTAGGTAAAATCGTGCAGCGAGTTCCCGTTTGTGGTTTAGAAGTGGTGGAAGTGTCTCCTCCTTATGATATCAGTGATATGACCTCGCTGATGGCCACTCGGGTGATCTGTGACACGATGGCTCATTTGATCCTCTCCGGTCAACTTCCCCGCCAAGAAAAGCCTGCTTACATTCATGCTGAAGATCAACCTGAAACCGTCGCTTGGAATTAA
- the hypA gene encoding hydrogenase maturation nickel metallochaperone HypA, with translation MHETDMTKALIVTVTDWWEAQPDQPKISHIHLIVGQFTCVEPASLQFAFDVQTSNTFLEGVKLVIRETPLIAFCHRCQQEYRPAIGIAYACPQCRSPMEDIRSGRELKIDHIQYSNSSETYAPNL, from the coding sequence ATGCACGAAACCGACATGACTAAGGCCCTAATTGTAACTGTAACTGACTGGTGGGAAGCTCAACCTGATCAGCCCAAAATTTCCCACATTCATCTGATCGTTGGGCAATTTACTTGTGTGGAACCAGCTAGTTTACAATTCGCCTTTGATGTTCAAACAAGCAATACTTTTTTAGAGGGAGTCAAACTGGTTATTAGAGAAACTCCCTTAATTGCTTTTTGTCATCGCTGTCAACAGGAGTATCGCCCGGCCATTGGCATTGCTTATGCTTGTCCTCAATGTCGATCGCCAATGGAAGATATTCGTTCAGGACGAGAACTCAAAATAGACCATATACAATACTCAAACTCAAGTGAAACTTATGCACCAAACCTTTGA
- the hypB gene encoding hydrogenase nickel incorporation protein HypB has protein sequence MHQTFDAALEINLLHANQQGADHNREHFDQWGITCFNIMSSPGAGKTVLLEKTLSHLSQELKIAVIEGDMTTELDADRLRLYGVPVIAINTGRSCHLDSKMVAGGIHQLAHQYNPSEFDLVLVENVGNLVCPAEFEVGEHAKIALLSVTEGEDKPLKYPIMFQQADCLLITKIDLAPYLDTDIERIKNNVRQMNPHVTIIPISAKTGEGLNVWFDWVRAQIHQSLVISH, from the coding sequence ATGCACCAAACCTTTGATGCAGCCTTAGAAATTAACTTGCTCCATGCTAACCAACAAGGAGCCGACCATAACCGAGAACATTTTGATCAATGGGGAATTACTTGCTTTAATATCATGAGTAGCCCCGGAGCCGGCAAAACCGTTTTATTAGAAAAGACTCTTTCTCACCTCAGCCAAGAGTTAAAAATTGCCGTCATTGAAGGCGATATGACCACAGAATTAGATGCTGATCGCCTTCGTCTGTATGGGGTTCCGGTTATTGCCATTAATACTGGTCGTTCCTGTCATTTGGACTCGAAAATGGTAGCGGGTGGAATTCATCAATTGGCTCACCAATATAACCCTTCAGAATTTGATTTAGTTTTAGTGGAAAATGTCGGTAATTTAGTTTGTCCGGCAGAATTTGAAGTAGGCGAACACGCTAAAATTGCTCTTTTGAGTGTAACAGAAGGAGAAGATAAGCCCTTAAAATATCCAATTATGTTTCAACAAGCCGATTGTTTATTGATTACAAAAATTGATTTAGCGCCTTATTTAGATACTGATATTGAACGAATTAAAAATAATGTTCGGCAGATGAATCCCCATGTAACCATCATTCCCATTTCTGCTAAAACTGGGGAGGGGTTAAATGTTTGGTTTGATTGGGTACGCGCTCAAATTCATCAGTCATTAGTCATTAGTCATTAG
- a CDS encoding ABC transporter substrate-binding protein, which translates to MKQRALILYITLFFVTLTLTVGCVNPAIYIKTTNETNTTISVGEGAVRLGFSAWPGWFPWEVTDQKGIFTNNSIPVDLKWFDGYLESINTLTARQIDANSQTLGDTVNSVSGGADQVIVLVNDNSTGNDKVIVRDGINSITDLKGKKVAAEEGTVDHFLLLLGLKKANLSPKDIEFVPLETGQAATAFVGGQVDAVAVFAPFTTQALKRPGSRELFSSKDFPGAISDHLVFTRQFIEEKPDQVQAIVNSWFETLDYIKINTEEAYKIMAQRAGVPLAEYQKYAQGTRLFSVEENLKAFQPGNDLSSLSYAAQQMSQFLIDVGLAKSKPDINQLFDARFVKTYAQKHQQ; encoded by the coding sequence ATGAAACAGCGAGCGCTCATTCTTTATATCACCTTATTTTTTGTTACGCTGACCTTGACTGTCGGTTGTGTTAATCCGGCTATATATATTAAAACCACCAACGAAACTAATACAACTATTTCGGTTGGAGAGGGGGCTGTTAGATTAGGATTTAGTGCTTGGCCGGGTTGGTTTCCTTGGGAAGTTACCGATCAAAAAGGCATATTTACAAACAATAGTATACCCGTCGATCTCAAATGGTTTGATGGCTATCTTGAATCGATCAACACTTTAACCGCTCGGCAAATTGATGCTAACAGCCAAACGCTAGGAGATACAGTTAATTCTGTCTCAGGGGGAGCCGATCAAGTTATTGTGTTAGTTAACGATAACTCTACAGGTAATGATAAGGTAATTGTTCGAGATGGCATCAATTCAATTACTGATCTCAAAGGAAAAAAAGTAGCGGCTGAAGAAGGTACAGTGGATCATTTTCTGCTATTATTAGGCTTGAAAAAAGCGAATTTATCTCCTAAAGATATTGAATTTGTCCCTTTAGAAACCGGGCAAGCCGCCACCGCTTTTGTGGGTGGACAAGTAGATGCTGTTGCTGTTTTTGCGCCTTTTACTACTCAGGCTTTAAAGCGTCCTGGGAGTCGAGAGCTTTTTAGTTCTAAAGACTTTCCGGGTGCAATTTCTGATCACCTGGTTTTTACTCGCCAGTTTATCGAAGAAAAGCCGGACCAGGTTCAAGCGATTGTAAATTCATGGTTTGAAACCTTGGATTATATTAAAATTAATACAGAGGAAGCCTATAAGATTATGGCGCAACGAGCGGGAGTGCCACTGGCGGAGTATCAAAAATATGCTCAAGGAACTCGACTTTTTTCTGTTGAAGAGAATTTAAAAGCTTTCCAGCCCGGAAACGACCTCAGTTCTTTGAGTTATGCTGCTCAACAAATGAGTCAATTCTTGATCGATGTGGGTTTAGCCAAAAGTAAACCCGATATTAATCAATTATTTGATGCTCGATTTGTTAAAACTTACGCTCAAAAACATCAGCAATGA